The following nucleotide sequence is from Flavobacteriales bacterium.
ATACGCGGGAATACCAGCCGGAAGATCTCAACCTCGACAGCATCCGTGATATGTTCCGACAACTTCGCATTGAGCTGGCTGAAGTGCGTTCCTTCATGCAGACATCATAACTGAAAATGCTGCTCCAGATTTGCTTCAGATTTGTGCGCCACCTTGCATGTAAACCAAAAGCGAGGAATCATGAAGACAAACATTTTAACCTGGGTCATCATCGGGTCGGCGTTGACCGGTGCATGCAGTACATCGGAACAAACCGAGGACCGTTTTCCCGAAGGAAAGGAATCAAAAATTGCCGTGAGTGAACTTCCACAGACCGCGGTGGATTATGCCAAAAAAGAGTTTCCCGGATATACATGGGAGAAAAAGGCTGAGCGCATTGAGACGAAAGAAGGCGTCTTTTACGAAGTGGAATTGAAAGGGAACGGCCAGGAAGTGGAATTGATATTCAATGAGGCCGGTCAGTTTGTAGACAAGAAAGTGGAAGGCGACGATCATGATGGAGAAAAGGATGATGACGGCGATGAGGAAGAAGACGATGATTGATCCGGGAAGGGTCACCAGAAAAGACAATGTTCCTTTTCATATGGTGGTGTATTATGACAGGGGAAACCAATCTGCCTGCTCATGTACACCACCACCTCTTTACTGCTAGCCTGCATCGCATGCATGTCCTGTCAACCTGAAAGAACGGATGTTTCCGCCGTCGTACCAGTACATGGAATCGGCAGCGCCGTACAAACCGATCATTCCGTTGAAATCCCGGATGAAACGATTGGCATTGACACCACAGCTTACGGATTGCGCATCACACCCATCGGAAAATATATATCCGCCAAACAGGAATGTGTTTCAAAGCGACAACTACTACAGACCAGATATAAATCTGCCACCACCGACAGCACACGGTCAGTCATTACCGCTGAGGCCGGCCGGGTACTTACCGAACAGCTCATCAACCGGATATTTCCTTTCTGGTATGGTACGGCGTGGGACTTCAATGGCATCACAGACGTGCCTGGTGAGGGCGAGATCGCGTGTGGGTATTTTGTCTCCACCACCCTCAAACATGCCGGATTGAATGTCAACAGATACAAGCTCGCGCAGAAAAGTGCATACACCGGTTCACGATGTCTGAGCATCAATGACGACATGAAGATCATCAGAAATAAGTCGCCCGAACAGATGGTGGACTTCGCGAAGGATGAAGTACGGGACGGCTTGTATACCGTGGGGCTCGATTATCACGTTGGCTTTCTCCTTATCAGAAATAAGGAAGTTTTCTTCATTCATTCCAGCTACCTGAACCGTGAAGGTGTGATGATCGAAAAGGCACAGGACTCGCCCGCATTCGCCAGCAATACATACATCCTCGTATCTATTACCCATAATGCACCGCTTCTTGAAAAATGGTTGATGAATGAAGAAGTGAAGATCAAAGAGGGCAGGTAGCTAGTTGCAAAAGTACGACCACAAAGGGGGGATGAATACGATGGCACCGATAACGGCTGCTGCGATTGCAGAAATGAGCACCGCCCCTGCCGCCAGGTCCTTCACAGCTTTGGCCGACTTGTGGTATTCCGGAGAAACCATGTCCGTCAATGTCTCGATGGCCGTGTTAAACATCTCTGCTGCCAGCACACCACCGATGGCCAGTGCAACCAATCCCCAGGACACAAGGCTG
It contains:
- a CDS encoding diacylglycerol kinase family protein; amino-acid sequence: MNHKKPFRWIDRMKSFTYAAAGIRMLFVKEHNAWIHALAAVSVIGLGLWLKISLVSWGLVALAIGGVLAAEMFNTAIETLTDMVSPEYHKSAKAVKDLAAGAVLISAIAAAVIGAIVFIPPLWSYFCN